The DNA window TTGCCGGTCCCGCTCAGGCCGAAGAAGAGCGCCACGTCGCCGCCGTGGCCCATGTTGGCCGCGCAGTGCATCGAGAGCACCCCCTGCTCGGGGAGCAGGTAGTTCATGATGGTGAAGATGCTCTTCTTCATCTCGCCGGCATACTCGGTCCCGCCGATCAGGATGATGCGGCGTCCGAAGTGGACGATGATGAAGGCCTCGGATCGCGTGCCGTCGATGTCCGGGTCGGCGTGGAAATCGGGCGCGCCGATGATGACAAACTGGGGCACGTGGTCTCCGGTGCGCGTCCAGTCCGGCCGGACGAAGAGCTGCCGGGCGAAGAGGTTGTGCCAGGCGTGCTGGGAGATCACGCGGATCGGGATGCGGAAACGCTCGTCCGCCCCGGCGTAGCAGTCCTGCACGTAGAGGCGCTTGTCCTGAAGGTACGCGAGCACGCGGCGGTAGAGCGCGTCGAAGCGGTCCTCCGGCATGGGCTGGTTCACGCTGCCCCACCAGATCTTGTCTTCGATGTCCGGCGTCCGCACGACGAATTTGTCCCTGGGCGATCGTCCCGTATGCCTTCCCGTTCGGACCACCAGCGCGCCCCGGGCGGCGAGCAGACCTTCACGGTGGCTAAGCGCCGCCTCGATCAGCGCGGCGCTTCCCAGGTTCCATCGCACCAACAGGGCGTCCTTGATACCGTGGTTCTCCAGGCCGTAGCGGCTCGGATTGACGCCAAGATTCTGCATGATCGTCACACCCTCCGGTTCCTCGGTCCGCGTCCACGCCGCCGCGCGCCGACACGGTGACCAGATTGTACCCCGCGCGCGTTGGGCTCCGGCCGCTGGCGCCCGGCGCCCCCGGGCCCCGGATCGCGCCCCGGCCGCCCGGCCGCCTCATCGGTACGCGGCGGGGGCCGCGAGATGCCCGCGCACCCGGGAAATACGCTGCCGGCGCCGCGCGCGTTCGCTCCCTGCGGATCCCGTGGCAGGCTGCCGATAATGCCGCTGAGGCGCCTCTTCCGACGCCTCGGGGAGGTGACCACACAGAAGCCATGGTACGTGGGATCCATACAGCCGCGAGCGGCATGACGGCCCAGCAGGCGATGCTGGACACCCTCGCCAACAACCTGGCCAATGCCGACACGATCGGCTACAAGCAGGACCTCTCGACCTTTCGCTCCCTACGCGACCTGGCGCTGCGCCGCTACGAGCGCGGCGATCGCGGGCACGGTGCGCCCGTGGGGGCTCTCTCGACAGGCGCCTCCTTCGACTCGGCCGCGCCGGACCTTGCCCCGGGCACGTTGACGCGCACGGGCGAGCCTCTGGACGCCGCGATCGTTGGGGACGGCCTCTTCTGCGTGCAGACCCCGAACGGTGAGCGGTACACGCGCGCCGGGCACTTCGAGCTCACGCCGGCGCCGGCGAAGGCCGGGGCGGCTCCGGCGGCCTTCCTGACGGACACGCAGGGCAATCGCCTGCTCGGCGCGCGCGGCGCCATCGACGTCGGCGCGGCGCGCACGGTGACGATCGAGCCCTCGGGCGCCGTGGTGGCCGACGGCCGGACCCTCGACACGCTGAGGGTGGTGAAGGCTCCGGCGAGCGCGCTCCGGCACGAGGGAAGTAACCTTCTCGCGTCGTCCGCTCTCGTGACGCCGGCACTGCCGACGCTGCGGCCGGGCTACGTCGAGCGCTCCAACGTCGGCGTCGTCGGATCGATGGTGCGGATGATCACGGTTCAGCGGGCGTACGAGGCCGCGCAGCGGACCGTGACTGCCCAGGACGAGACGCTGGGCAAGCTGGTGAACGAGGCCGGCCGCTTCTAGCGGGGCCGGTGACCCATAGCATTCGGCTGGACCGAGCCCGGCTGGCGCCGGGGCGGAGGCCGAAGCGGACCCCCGAATGACCGAGGGGGTATCACGCAGGGGACGGCGGCGGCGCGCGACGCGCCGCGGCAGCCGCGCGTTCGGCCGTTCGTCCCGGAGAGAACCATGCGGGCTCTGTACACTTCGGCTACGGGCATGATGGCGCAGCAGCTTAACCTCGACGTCATCGCCAACAACCTCGCCAACGTCAACACGCACGGGTACAAGCGCTCCACCGTCCACTTTAAGGACCTGCTCTACCAGACGATGCTGGCGCCCGGCGCCACCGCGGCCGGCGGCGGCCAGGTGCCGACCGGCACGCAGGTCGGCCTCGGGGTGGCGGACGCCGGCACGAGCCGCGTCTTCACCCAGGGAACCCTCCAACTCACCGGCAGCGACACCGACGTCGCGATCCGCGGCCAGGGCTTCCTTCGTGTGCTGATGCCCGACGGCTCCACGGCCTACACGCGTGACGGCACCCTCAGCGTCGACTCCCAGGGGCGCCTGGTCACGGCGGACGGGTACGCCATCCAGCCCGAGGTGACGCTGCCGGCGGACCGCGAGACGCTCACCATCTCGCCGAACGGCACCGTGAGCGTCAAGCGGCAGGGGCAGACCGCCGAGGAGACGGTGGGCCAGCTCCAGCTCACGCGTTTCATGAACCCGGCCGGGCTCAACAGCCTTGGCGACAACCTGTACGCGCCGACGGCCGCTTCGGGTGAGCCGCAGGACGGCTCGCCGGGCGAGAACGGGTTGGGCGTGCTCGTGCAGAAGGCGCTCGAGATGCCCAACGTCGAGGTGGTCGAGGAGATGATCCGCATGATCACCGTGCAGCGCGCGTACGAGACCAACTCGAAGGCCATTCAGGCGGCCGACGAGATGCTCCAGGGCGCCAACAACCTCAAGCGCTGAGGCGCAGGCCGCGCCGGCGCTTCTCAGCACGGCACGGGGGAGTCATCATGCCCATGCACGCGCTTCTCGTGCTCATCATCGCCCTGGCCGCGTCGTCGCCGACGACGCGCTCCGCCACGGTCACCGTTCGCGCGGCCTCCGAGGTGGCGGGCCGCACGTTCACGCTTGGCGAGATCGCCGACATCCGGAGCGCGGACGCCGCCCTGGCCCGGCGTCTGGCAGCCGTGGAGGTCGGCGCGTCGCCCCTGCCGGGGCTCAGTCGCCCCGTGGGCTCGGCGGACATCCTGGTCCGCCTCCGGCAGCGCAAGATCGATCCGCGTACGCTCGCGCTGGCATTCCCGCCAGCGATCCGCGTCACTCGCGGCGGCGACCCCGTACCGGATGGCGAGCTCATCGAGGCCGCGCGCCGCGCGCTTCTGGCTGCGCGCGGCGACCTCAGCGACGGTGCGGAGGTCATCCCGCTCCCGCTCGCCGGCACGTTCGTCGTGCCGCCGGGGAAGCGGGAGTACCGGCCCGGCGCCGTGCGCTGCGCCGTATGGTCGACCACGGCGACGATCCCTGTGACGATCCTGGTGGACGGGGCACCGCTGAGGACCCTCGACGTGGGCTTTCGGATCGCCCGCTACGTCGACGCCGTCGTGGCGGCCCGCGACCTGGAGGCCGGCGCTGAGTTGACGGGCGCCGACCTGAGCGTGGCCCGCGTCTGTGCGGCGCCCGGTTCCGCCGCACCGCTTGCCGACATCGCCCAGGCGATCGGCAAGCGCCTGAGGCGGCGGCTGGCCGCGGGTCGGCCCATCGCCGCCAGCGACCTGCGGGCGGTCAACGCAATCACCGCCGGCAGGCCGGTGCGTGTGGAGACCGTCGTCGGCGCGGTGCGCGTGACCGTCGACGGCGTCGCGCGCTCCGCCGGGGCGGTCGGCGACCGCGTCCGCGTCTATCTGCCTCGAACACGTGCCGAGGTGGCCGGCATCCTCGGCGATGACGGCACCGTGCGACTGGAGGTGAACTGATGAAGCAGGTCCTGCTGGCGACATGCGCCGTTCTCGCCGCAACCCTTGCGGCGCCGGCGCGCGCCGCCGATCGCCCGACCGGGTCGCTGTGGGGCGCGCGCGGCGCCTCCATGTTCGCCGACATCCGAGCGCGCAAGGCGGGCGACACCCTGACCATCATCGTGCAGGAGACCGCGACAGCGTCCTCGTCGGCGAGCACGAAGACCTCTCGCGACGACAAGGTGGCCTTCGGCGGGGTCACGGGCGCGCTGAGCGGCCTGTTCCGGCCGCTGGGCATCACCAGGGACCTGCTCGGGCCGTTCGGCGTCTCCGACAGCGCCTCGACGTCGGGCCAGGGCCAGACGAACCGGTCGGGCTCGCTCGTCACCAGGATCACGGTGATGGTGAAGGAGGTCCTGCCGAACGGGAACCTGATGGTGGAGGGCTCTCGCGCCGTGGGCGTCAACGCGGAGAAGCAGCGGGTAACGCTGCGCGGCGTGGTCCGTCCGCAGGACATCGGGCCGGAGAACACGGTGTCGTCGATCGCGGTGGCAGATGCGGCGATCGAGTACGAGGGCAAGGGCCCCGTGGGCGCCAGGCAGCGGAAGGGACTCCTGACCACCATCTTCGGGTGGCTGTTCTAGCCGGGGCGAAAGGAGGGCTATCATGCGAAGGATCACCTTTCCGCGCGCATCGTGGGCGGCGCTTGCGGCGGCTGGCCTCTGGATCGCCGCGGCGGCGGCGCACGGACAGGCACGGATCAAGGATATCGCGGACGTGCAGGGCGCCCGCGGGAACCAACTCGTCGGCTATGGTCTCGTGGTAGGCCTCGATGGCACGGGCGACAGCAACAGCACGCTCTTCACGGCCCAGAGCGTGGTGAACGCGCTGCAGCGGCAGGGCCTCAACCTGCCACAGGGCGCGATCAAGGTCAAGAACGTGGCGGCCGTCTTCGTCACGGCGATGCTGCCGGCCTTCACCCGCAACGGCGCGGCCATCGATGTAACGGTCAGCTCCATCGGCGATGCACGCTCGCTGCAGGGTGGCACGCTTCTTACCACACCGCTGCAGGGCGCGGACGGCGAGGTGTACGCCGTGGCGCAGGGCAACCTGTCCATCGGTGGCTTTAACTTCTCGGCGGGCGGCTCGCAGACGCAGAAGAACCACGTGAACGCCGGTCGCATTCCCGGAGGGGCCACTGTGGAGCGTGAGGTGCCCACGCAGATCACGGACGGCCAGACGGTGGAGATTCGGCTGAAGGAAGCCGACTTCACGACGGCCGCGCGGGTGGCGGAGGCCGTCAACGCGGCCGTGCCGGAGGCCGCCGCGGTCGCGCTCGACCCCTACACCGTGCGCGTGAACCTCCCGCTCGCCTATCGCGACCGACCGGTGAGCTTCATCGCCAGTGTCGAGTCGCTGTCGGTAACGCCGGACACGGCGGCCCGCATCGTGGTCAACGAGCGAACGGGCACCATCGTGATCGGTGGCGATGTTCGCGTCTCGCCCTGCGCCATCGCGCACGGCGGGATCCAGGTGAAGATCGAGAACGCGCCCATCGTGGCGATCCCGGCGCCGTTCAGCGAGGACGGCCGGCCCGTGGTGGTGCCGCTGAAGGAGGTGACGGCGAAGGAGAAGGTCGCGCGGCTTGCGACCATCCCGGCCACGACCTCCGTTGGCCAGCTCGTCAAGGCGCTCAGCGGCCTGGGCCTGACGCCTCGCGACCTGATCGCCATCCTCCAGGCGATGCGCGCGGCGGGGCACATCTCCGCCCCAATCGAGGTGCAGTGATGAGCACGCTCGCACCGATGTCACGGGAAGCGGCGCCGACCTCCGCCCCCGCTCGCCCGGCCGGCTCCGACGCGAGGCTGCATCAGGCCGCGCGGGGCATGGAGACGCTCTTTGCGAGCATGCTCCTGCGTCAGATGCACTCCAGCGCCGCCGCGGCGATGGGCGCCGAGGAGAGCAGCGCCGCGGGCACCTACCGCGAGATGCTCGATGACGCGCTCGCGGGCGCCATCGGCCGCTCTGGCGCGCTCGGCATCGGCGACACGCTCTACCGGTCGCTGAGTTCCGCGGCCGTCCACGAGGTGAAGCCATGAGCCATCGTGGACTGGTCGGGGCGCTCGTCCGGGCGCTCCAACAGGAGCTCGACGCGGCCGAGCGCGTGCACGCCGCGGTCACGGCGATGACCGGGGCGCTCGTGGCGAATGACGGCGCGCGCGTCGGCGGCCTGTGCGCCACGCTGGACGCGACGGCGTCCGCCGCGCCGGCGCTGGAGCGGCGGCGCGTGACGGCGGCGGTGGCGCTGGCCGTGGAGGTCGACCTGCCGCCGACGGCCACGCTCGCCGCCGTCGCCGCGCGGCTCGGCCGAGGGGACGAGCGGCGTCTGCTTGCGCTCCGCGAGAAGATCCTGGCCGCACATGCCGATATCATGGCTGGAAATGAGCGCAACCGCGCGCTACTCGCCACGGCGATCGAGTATACGCAGGTCTCGCTCGAGGCGATCGCGGGGGTCATCGCCCGGGCGAGCGCCTACGGCGGCGGGCGGGCGGCCTCCGAGCCCATGTCCCTTTGCCTGGACCACCGGGCGTGAGCCGCGCAGGCCGCGCCAGGCAGGGAGCCAATCGTGGCTAGCACCTTCGGCACGTTCGAGATCGCCCGCGGCGCCATGCGGACGAGCCAGACGGCGATGACGGTGATCGGACACAACATCGCCAACATCAACACGCCGGGCTACTCGCGCCAGACGGTGGAGATCGTCGCCACCGAGCCCTACACCGTGCCGGGCCTCGACCACGGCCGCCCGGGGCAGGTGGGCACCGGCGTGGACGTGGCCAGCATCCGGCGCGTCCGCGATGTGTTCGTCGATCAGCGCCTGCAGGCCGCCGGCGCCGAGCGGGCCGAGGTCAGTCAGCTCGCCGAGTTGCTCGACCGGGTTCAGTCCCT is part of the Chthonomonadales bacterium genome and encodes:
- a CDS encoding flagellar hook-basal body protein, giving the protein MVRGIHTAASGMTAQQAMLDTLANNLANADTIGYKQDLSTFRSLRDLALRRYERGDRGHGAPVGALSTGASFDSAAPDLAPGTLTRTGEPLDAAIVGDGLFCVQTPNGERYTRAGHFELTPAPAKAGAAPAAFLTDTQGNRLLGARGAIDVGAARTVTIEPSGAVVADGRTLDTLRVVKAPASALRHEGSNLLASSALVTPALPTLRPGYVERSNVGVVGSMVRMITVQRAYEAAQRTVTAQDETLGKLVNEAGRF
- the flgG gene encoding flagellar basal-body rod protein FlgG, encoding MRALYTSATGMMAQQLNLDVIANNLANVNTHGYKRSTVHFKDLLYQTMLAPGATAAGGGQVPTGTQVGLGVADAGTSRVFTQGTLQLTGSDTDVAIRGQGFLRVLMPDGSTAYTRDGTLSVDSQGRLVTADGYAIQPEVTLPADRETLTISPNGTVSVKRQGQTAEETVGQLQLTRFMNPAGLNSLGDNLYAPTAASGEPQDGSPGENGLGVLVQKALEMPNVEVVEEMIRMITVQRAYETNSKAIQAADEMLQGANNLKR
- the flgA gene encoding flagellar basal body P-ring formation protein FlgA; its protein translation is MPMHALLVLIIALAASSPTTRSATVTVRAASEVAGRTFTLGEIADIRSADAALARRLAAVEVGASPLPGLSRPVGSADILVRLRQRKIDPRTLALAFPPAIRVTRGGDPVPDGELIEAARRALLAARGDLSDGAEVIPLPLAGTFVVPPGKREYRPGAVRCAVWSTTATIPVTILVDGAPLRTLDVGFRIARYVDAVVAARDLEAGAELTGADLSVARVCAAPGSAAPLADIAQAIGKRLRRRLAAGRPIAASDLRAVNAITAGRPVRVETVVGAVRVTVDGVARSAGAVGDRVRVYLPRTRAEVAGILGDDGTVRLEVN
- a CDS encoding flagellar basal body L-ring protein FlgH, translating into MKQVLLATCAVLAATLAAPARAADRPTGSLWGARGASMFADIRARKAGDTLTIIVQETATASSSASTKTSRDDKVAFGGVTGALSGLFRPLGITRDLLGPFGVSDSASTSGQGQTNRSGSLVTRITVMVKEVLPNGNLMVEGSRAVGVNAEKQRVTLRGVVRPQDIGPENTVSSIAVADAAIEYEGKGPVGARQRKGLLTTIFGWLF
- a CDS encoding flagellar basal body P-ring protein FlgI — protein: MRRITFPRASWAALAAAGLWIAAAAAHGQARIKDIADVQGARGNQLVGYGLVVGLDGTGDSNSTLFTAQSVVNALQRQGLNLPQGAIKVKNVAAVFVTAMLPAFTRNGAAIDVTVSSIGDARSLQGGTLLTTPLQGADGEVYAVAQGNLSIGGFNFSAGGSQTQKNHVNAGRIPGGATVEREVPTQITDGQTVEIRLKEADFTTAARVAEAVNAAVPEAAAVALDPYTVRVNLPLAYRDRPVSFIASVESLSVTPDTAARIVVNERTGTIVIGGDVRVSPCAIAHGGIQVKIENAPIVAIPAPFSEDGRPVVVPLKEVTAKEKVARLATIPATTSVGQLVKALSGLGLTPRDLIAILQAMRAAGHISAPIEVQ
- a CDS encoding rod-binding protein, with protein sequence MSTLAPMSREAAPTSAPARPAGSDARLHQAARGMETLFASMLLRQMHSSAAAAMGAEESSAAGTYREMLDDALAGAIGRSGALGIGDTLYRSLSSAAVHEVKP
- the flgN gene encoding flagellar export chaperone FlgN, producing MSHRGLVGALVRALQQELDAAERVHAAVTAMTGALVANDGARVGGLCATLDATASAAPALERRRVTAAVALAVEVDLPPTATLAAVAARLGRGDERRLLALREKILAAHADIMAGNERNRALLATAIEYTQVSLEAIAGVIARASAYGGGRAASEPMSLCLDHRA